The DNA sequence TTTTTTGACACTTTCATTGAAATTATTTTTCACTTCTTCTGATACTCCTTCTTGTTCTAAAAGATGATAAGGCACTCCGACTTTAGTCCCGCGAAGCTTTAGCGAAGTGGGGTTTCCTTCTGAATCAATGCTTGTACTATCCATATCATCCTGCCCTTTCATTACATTAAACAAAATTTCAGCATCAGAAGTATTTTTTGCGATTGGACCAATGACATCAAAAGATGAAACAGCGGCCATAAGTCCATAACGAGAGACAGATCCATACGTCGGCTTCAAACCGACTACTCCGCAAAAAGAAGATGGTTGGCGAATAGAGCCTCCAGTGTCCGATCCTAAGGCTCCCAAAGCCATATCGGCCGCTATAGCCGCAGCCGAACCACCAGAAGTCCCTCCAGCTACCCTGCCATGATCGTAAGGGTTTTTAGTCACTCCAAAAGCGGAATTTTCAGTCGAACCGCCCATGGCAAATTCATCCATATTAGTACGGCCCAAAAACACTGCCCCCTGATCAATAATTTTCTGGACGGCTGTGGCAGTGTAAGTAGCTTTATAGTTTTCGAGCATCTTTGATGCGGCGCTCACCTTTCTATTTTTAATTAAAATATTATCTTTAATAGCCAGAGGAATGCCGGTGAGTTCTGTCGACTTGCCTGCATTGATAATTTCCTGAGCTTGTTCGGCCTGAAGAAACATATCATCGTAAACTTCTAAATAGGCATTCAATTCTCCGTTTTTCTCCTTGAGATTCTTTAAATAAAAATCCACGAGATCTTTCACGCTTAATTCTTTAGAATCAAGAAGTTCTCTGGCTTTTTTTATTGTCAGTTTAGAAAAATCCATTTTACAATATCTTTTTTACTTTCAAATAATTATTTTCACTCTCTGGAAATTCGGCAATCAGTTCTGAATTCTGTTTAAGAGAATTTGTAGGTAAAAGGTCATCCCTCATCACATTAAATACCGAACTAAGAATAATTTCCTGACCTATTTCTCCCGCTACCTCTTGTACTTGGCTGACATAATCGATAATAGGGTTTATTTCAGCCCTAAACTGTTCAAGCTCTGCTTCCCCCACCTCAATTCTAGCCAAATCAGCCAATTTTTTAATTTCTTCAGTTGAAATCATAGCTTAATAATATCATCGAAAGGCCCTTTGAAAAAATTTGCTTATTTTATGACTTTGTGGTAGAAAGATCATCAGGAGATGAAACATGCTCGGAGAAATCTTGAAAAAACAACGCACAGAGGAAAAGCTAGCGAGAGCTAGCATCCTCAAAGTGATCCGAATCACAAGTTCAATACCAAGTTCAGTGTTGGGACGATGGGAGGAAGAAGAAGACATCCCCACGAAAGAAATGATGCCGGCCATCGCTCAGGCCTACAAGCTAAATCTCGAGCTAGTAGTAAAAGCTCGAGAAGCGGATCTGAGGGAAAGGAATCGCTTCAAAGAAGTTCGGCGGCACAACGAGAAGATTCAGCGTCGGGCGGACAAAAATGGGGTGGACGCAGTGTCGAGCTTTGGATACAGTGGACACGGAGCACACATCGCGCGAGCACTACATTAGGTCGCGCAACCAGACACCAACGACCAGTCGGGGCCAGAATGCTGGCCCCGATTTTCTTTTTTAATTAAGAAGCTTGACGAACTCGATTTCAGTCAAGATGGGGACCCCTAGTTCTATCGCCCTATCATATTTACTTCCAGAATTTTCACCAGCGACAACAAAGTCAGTCTCTTTCGAAACCGAGCTAGAAACAGAACCGCCAAACGCCCTTACTTTCTCCTTTGCTTCATCTCTACTCATCCCATTCAATGTTCCAGTCAAAACAAAAGTTTTGTCAGAAAATTTCAAGTTTGTAGGCTGTAGTTTGGAGTTTGCAGACTGAATCGTGATCTGTTTCAGTAATTTATCCAAAATCTTCTGATTCTCTTTATCAGCAAACCACTGAACAATACTTTTAGCCACAATCGGCCCTATGCCACCTATTTCTTCTAATCTTTCCATCTT is a window from the Candidatus Paceibacterota bacterium genome containing:
- the gatA gene encoding Asp-tRNA(Asn)/Glu-tRNA(Gln) amidotransferase subunit GatA is translated as MDFSKLTIKKARELLDSKELSVKDLVDFYLKNLKEKNGELNAYLEVYDDMFLQAEQAQEIINAGKSTELTGIPLAIKDNILIKNRKVSAASKMLENYKATYTATAVQKIIDQGAVFLGRTNMDEFAMGGSTENSAFGVTKNPYDHGRVAGGTSGGSAAAIAADMALGALGSDTGGSIRQPSSFCGVVGLKPTYGSVSRYGLMAAVSSFDVIGPIAKNTSDAEILFNVMKGQDDMDSTSIDSEGNPTSLKLRGTKVGVPYHLLEQEGVSEEVKNNFNESVKKLEDLGFEIVDVNLKNSNFALPIYYILNFAEISSNMSRYDGMRYGLQKEGEDLLDVYNKSRGEGLGPEVRRRIILGTYVLSAGYYDSYYGKAMYARKILQQEFEEVFKNVDAILTPTSPTPAWKIGEKTSPLEEYLADIFTVTANIVGCPAISLPSGFSKVDGKDLPLGIQLMASHGDESLLFQIGKKFLNEN
- the gatC gene encoding Asp-tRNA(Asn)/Glu-tRNA(Gln) amidotransferase subunit GatC, yielding MISTEEIKKLADLARIEVGEAELEQFRAEINPIIDYVSQVQEVAGEIGQEIILSSVFNVMRDDLLPTNSLKQNSELIAEFPESENNYLKVKKIL